A single uncultured Acetobacterium sp. DNA region contains:
- a CDS encoding DUF1097 domain-containing protein, with amino-acid sequence MSKKVSVFTSVWSAVICAVIYGLYGLLPSGGNVSFTMGWAMFIMLICFFGMRLKPKNSLSMVLSSLMGCIWGQVYIILIFLLVPFVGITAAGILSVGIGTALVLIVQGGVLSKTPLGLIPFNFVGIALTFSQFQGHMGDNAIALVVTILLGIGMAVLCGLGYNVAEKIFIIKENAIDTIDHA; translated from the coding sequence ATGTCAAAAAAAGTTTCAGTATTTACCTCGGTATGGTCCGCAGTTATTTGTGCGGTGATTTATGGGCTTTATGGACTGCTGCCTTCAGGTGGAAATGTATCGTTTACCATGGGTTGGGCGATGTTTATTATGTTGATCTGCTTTTTTGGAATGAGGTTGAAGCCAAAAAATAGCTTAAGTATGGTTTTATCTTCTTTGATGGGTTGCATTTGGGGACAGGTATATATTATCTTAATATTTCTGCTTGTTCCGTTTGTTGGCATCACAGCAGCCGGAATACTGAGTGTGGGAATTGGAACAGCGTTGGTCTTGATTGTGCAAGGTGGGGTTTTGAGTAAAACACCTTTGGGACTGATCCCATTTAACTTTGTCGGTATTGCCTTGACATTTTCACAATTTCAGGGACATATGGGCGATAATGCCATCGCCCTGGTGGTTACCATACTGCTTGGTATCGGGATGGCGGTTCTTTGCGGCTTGGGTTACAATGTCGCGGAAAAAATATTTATCATAAAAGAAAATGCTATTGACACAATCGATCATGCATAA
- a CDS encoding MerR family transcriptional regulator, producing the protein MKKYKIGDVAKLLDVSTDTIRYYEKYGLISPKKDKDSNYRYFDVWDINFLLDSKRYKSCGFSLNDIKCILKTDDIEALNKRCENKETEILGKIEELKSELEILRDFHSRTAEIAPKIGSFKLCDSPDMAYICQRQNDSFDFGENIMPFIKRLDALAVSFAHTFMVKNVNNSNYADLSDYTWGFSISPDVALSNRIELKPPIKLIKGRKSFYSIFTAGEQGTFMESLQNKVLKPIIEYGYEIQGDVYGNLIVRLNEEKGMLRIFEVWVPV; encoded by the coding sequence ATGAAAAAATATAAAATCGGCGATGTGGCAAAGCTCTTAGATGTTTCCACCGATACGATCCGTTATTATGAAAAATACGGACTGATCTCACCAAAGAAAGATAAAGACTCAAATTATCGCTATTTCGATGTTTGGGATATTAATTTTTTATTGGACAGCAAGCGCTATAAAAGCTGCGGATTTTCACTGAATGACATTAAGTGCATCTTAAAAACAGATGATATTGAGGCATTGAATAAACGGTGTGAAAATAAAGAAACTGAAATTCTTGGGAAAATCGAAGAACTAAAGTCTGAATTGGAGATCTTGCGAGATTTTCACAGCCGAACAGCTGAAATTGCCCCGAAAATCGGGTCGTTCAAGCTCTGTGACAGCCCGGATATGGCCTATATTTGTCAGCGGCAAAACGATTCCTTTGATTTTGGCGAAAATATTATGCCATTTATCAAACGACTAGATGCCTTGGCTGTCAGCTTCGCCCACACCTTTATGGTGAAAAACGTGAATAACTCAAATTATGCAGACTTAAGTGACTATACTTGGGGGTTTTCCATATCACCGGATGTAGCTTTAAGCAATCGGATTGAATTAAAGCCGCCCATTAAACTGATCAAAGGTCGGAAAAGTTTTTACAGCATCTTTACTGCCGGAGAACAAGGCACTTTTATGGAATCTCTCCAGAATAAGGTGCTTAAACCGATTATTGAATATGGTTATGAAATTCAGGGAGATGTGTATGGTAACCTGATCGTCCGTCTTAATGAAGAAAAGGGAATGCTGCGGATTTTTGAGGTCTGGGTGCCGGTTTAA
- a CDS encoding ABC transporter ATP-binding protein: MEVIAIKGLTKAYGKTPALRGIDLSVKQGEVHGFIGMNGAGKSTTIRILLGLLKKDGGELKLLGGDPFKDCVALHRRLAYIPSEINPWPNLSGGEVIDLLSRMRGKVDPKRRAELIERFQFDPGKKCRSYSKGNRQKVALIAALVSDVELYIFDEPTSGLDPLMESVFQECVREMATQGKTVFLSSHILGEVEKLCDQVTIIKAGEIVESGSLRELQQFSRLIAHVECARSLDGLTLAGVYGLQSSGNKASFSVDAAALNETLKKLTEYEVISLQCAPPELEDLFLHYYVTEGEER; this comes from the coding sequence ATGGAAGTTATCGCAATAAAAGGGTTAACCAAAGCTTACGGAAAAACACCGGCACTTCGGGGGATTGATCTATCGGTAAAGCAAGGGGAAGTTCACGGCTTCATCGGTATGAACGGGGCCGGAAAATCGACCACCATCCGGATTCTGCTGGGACTGTTAAAAAAGGATGGCGGCGAGCTAAAACTCCTCGGCGGCGATCCCTTTAAAGACTGTGTGGCGCTGCATCGGCGGTTGGCCTATATTCCCAGCGAAATCAATCCCTGGCCAAATCTCAGCGGCGGTGAGGTGATCGATCTGCTGTCCCGGATGCGGGGAAAAGTAGATCCTAAACGGCGGGCTGAACTGATTGAACGATTTCAGTTTGATCCTGGAAAAAAATGCCGCAGCTATTCCAAAGGAAACCGGCAGAAAGTTGCTCTGATTGCGGCGTTGGTGTCGGATGTGGAGCTCTACATTTTTGACGAACCCACATCCGGACTGGACCCGCTGATGGAATCGGTGTTTCAGGAATGTGTCCGGGAAATGGCTACCCAGGGAAAAACGGTGTTCTTATCCAGCCATATTTTAGGCGAGGTTGAAAAGCTTTGCGATCAGGTCACGATCATCAAAGCCGGAGAAATTGTGGAATCCGGCAGTCTCCGGGAATTACAGCAGTTTTCCCGGCTGATCGCCCATGTGGAGTGTGCCCGGTCACTTGACGGCCTTACGCTGGCCGGGGTTTATGGTCTGCAATCCAGCGGAAACAAAGCCAGCTTCAGTGTGGATGCCGCGGCTCTTAACGAGACATTGAAAAAATTAACCGAATATGAAGTGATCTCGCTGCAGTGTGCCCCGCCGGAATTGGAGGATCTTTTTTTACATTACTATGTTACTGAAGGGGAAGAACGATGA
- a CDS encoding glycosyltransferase, giving the protein MIIVFGTILLGLLVSRILFHRFAKLDEADSVSVIGDDQGHKTIRLSIIIPARNEEKNLSLLLNDLKKQTAAIHEIICVDDGSTDQTAKIAMEAEAMLITSTQKPPGWIGKSWACQLGGEAATGAVLLFLDADVRLSPAGIGKLLTTYKQTGSVVSVMPYHQIEKKAETLSLFFNLLQMGANGMGLPVSHNKNSKPGENKKNKATGLYGPVILISHNDYQAVGGHAAIKDSIVDDMALGEKLQEKAIPFALFLGDQDVSYRMYSGGLKDLVQGWTKNQAAGAAKTPVYLIFLVFFWITSCASIPVYLMLNLIWQHWLWVEILAACYGVWVLELIRIARHIGSFSVGSIVFYPVSLIFYLVIFLRSMIKKILGLPVIWKDREIRLEK; this is encoded by the coding sequence ATGATCATTGTCTTTGGTACGATCCTGCTGGGTCTGCTGGTCAGCAGGATACTGTTTCACCGTTTTGCTAAACTGGATGAAGCTGATTCGGTTTCGGTTATTGGAGATGATCAGGGTCACAAAACAATCCGGCTTTCGATTATTATCCCTGCCCGCAATGAAGAAAAAAATCTGTCCCTGCTTCTGAACGATCTAAAAAAGCAGACGGCGGCGATTCACGAAATTATCTGTGTTGATGACGGCTCGACGGACCAAACCGCCAAAATTGCAATGGAAGCAGAGGCTATGCTGATCACATCGACCCAGAAACCACCCGGCTGGATCGGGAAGTCCTGGGCCTGCCAGTTGGGTGGGGAAGCCGCCACCGGAGCAGTATTGTTATTTCTGGATGCCGATGTGCGGCTCAGTCCGGCGGGAATTGGCAAGTTGTTAACGACCTATAAACAGACTGGATCGGTGGTCTCTGTGATGCCTTATCATCAGATTGAGAAAAAAGCGGAGACCTTATCGCTATTTTTTAATCTGCTGCAAATGGGTGCCAACGGGATGGGTTTGCCAGTTAGTCATAATAAAAATAGCAAACCTGGTGAAAACAAAAAAAATAAAGCGACTGGCCTCTATGGCCCGGTAATTCTAATCAGCCATAACGATTATCAGGCGGTCGGCGGTCACGCCGCCATTAAAGACAGCATTGTCGATGACATGGCCCTGGGCGAAAAACTGCAGGAAAAAGCCATTCCCTTTGCGTTGTTTCTGGGTGATCAGGATGTTTCCTATCGGATGTACAGCGGAGGACTGAAAGATCTGGTTCAGGGCTGGACCAAAAATCAGGCCGCCGGGGCAGCGAAAACCCCGGTATATCTTATCTTCCTGGTGTTTTTCTGGATAACTTCCTGTGCCTCAATCCCCGTGTATCTGATGCTGAATCTGATCTGGCAGCATTGGCTCTGGGTAGAAATACTGGCGGCGTGCTATGGCGTCTGGGTGCTGGAACTGATCCGCATTGCCCGGCATATCGGCAGTTTTTCGGTTGGGAGCATCGTCTTTTATCCGGTATCACTGATTTTTTATCTGGTGATCTTCTTGCGCTCGATGATCAAAAAAATACTGGGGCTGCCGGTTATCTGGAAAGATCGGGAAATTCGTCTGGAGAAATAA
- a CDS encoding NAD(P)/FAD-dependent oxidoreductase codes for MKEFKKDDATPAKKDGNAYDIIVVGAGIAGLTSAAYTAKAGYTTLLCEKSEKPGGLVASFTRNGFTFDAGIRAFENSGIVFPMLAQLGIVMDFVKNPVAIGIEDELMILKGVESLTEYGAMLTRKFPNNQSEIAAITDEIRKVTGYMDVLYGIENPLFKDLTSDKAYLLKTLLPWLLKYQVNIRKAQQLNEPIEAYLLRFTKNQALIDVIIQHFFENMPTFFALSYFGLYSDYSYPLGGTGMLIKRMTDLIATHQGELALDTEITKIDIKKKMVKTRDGRSFGYDELIWCGDMKALYAAGDLEQPDNRITEQQKKINQNRGGDSIFTLYLAVDLDRPYFGDHCGPHCFYTPSKAGLSAIQSENWQRVLADHTRSQVDQQTALQAWIMEYLALTTYEISCPALRDPALAPKGKTGVIVSTLMDYRLVKAIDDAGWYGAFKTLCEKTIISVLNKTIFPEWIDHVEDRFSSTPLTIERLTGNSGGAITGWAFPANPGTGRLPAVSHFRKIAKTIETPLPHIHQAGQWTFSPSGLPVSILSGKLAADRVMKVFEKQGRKGPFKGSTGESQ; via the coding sequence ATGAAGGAGTTTAAAAAAGATGACGCAACTCCAGCTAAGAAAGACGGGAACGCCTATGACATTATTGTGGTGGGCGCTGGCATTGCCGGTTTGACAAGTGCTGCCTACACTGCCAAAGCCGGCTATACCACCCTGCTCTGTGAAAAAAGCGAAAAACCCGGGGGCCTGGTGGCAAGTTTTACCCGCAACGGCTTTACCTTTGACGCAGGCATCCGAGCCTTTGAAAATTCGGGGATTGTCTTTCCGATGCTTGCACAACTGGGGATTGTGATGGACTTTGTCAAAAATCCGGTGGCCATCGGAATCGAAGACGAACTGATGATTTTAAAAGGGGTGGAAAGTCTGACCGAATACGGGGCCATGCTGACCCGGAAATTTCCCAATAATCAATCGGAAATTGCGGCGATTACCGACGAAATCAGAAAAGTGACCGGTTATATGGATGTCCTCTATGGCATTGAAAATCCGCTGTTTAAAGATCTCACCAGCGATAAGGCATACCTGCTTAAAACGCTATTGCCCTGGTTGCTTAAATATCAGGTGAATATTCGCAAAGCCCAGCAGCTTAATGAACCCATCGAGGCCTATTTGCTGCGCTTTACTAAAAACCAGGCGCTCATCGATGTGATTATCCAGCATTTTTTTGAGAACATGCCGACTTTTTTTGCGCTGAGCTATTTCGGTTTATATAGTGATTATAGTTATCCCCTGGGAGGCACCGGGATGCTGATCAAACGGATGACCGACTTGATTGCCACCCATCAAGGTGAGCTGGCGCTGGACACTGAAATCACGAAGATCGACATAAAAAAGAAAATGGTCAAAACCCGGGATGGCCGAAGCTTTGGTTATGACGAACTGATCTGGTGTGGAGATATGAAAGCCCTGTATGCTGCTGGTGACTTGGAGCAGCCCGACAACCGGATTACTGAACAGCAAAAAAAGATCAACCAGAATCGGGGCGGAGATTCCATTTTTACCCTCTACCTGGCGGTGGATCTGGATCGCCCTTATTTCGGTGACCACTGCGGCCCCCATTGTTTTTATACTCCCAGCAAGGCCGGGCTCTCGGCGATCCAGTCAGAAAACTGGCAAAGAGTACTAGCTGATCACACCCGCTCTCAAGTTGATCAGCAAACGGCCCTGCAAGCTTGGATCATGGAATATCTGGCTCTGACCACCTACGAGATTTCCTGCCCGGCCCTGCGGGATCCGGCGCTGGCCCCAAAGGGGAAAACCGGAGTGATCGTCAGCACCCTGATGGATTACCGATTGGTCAAAGCCATTGACGATGCAGGTTGGTATGGGGCGTTTAAAACCCTGTGTGAAAAAACGATTATTTCAGTGTTAAATAAAACCATTTTTCCGGAATGGATCGATCATGTTGAAGACCGCTTCAGTTCGACGCCGTTGACAATTGAGCGGCTTACCGGCAATTCCGGTGGAGCTATCACCGGCTGGGCTTTTCCCGCTAATCCCGGAACCGGCAGATTGCCGGCGGTCAGCCACTTTCGAAAAATTGCCAAAACCATCGAGACCCCGTTACCCCATATTCATCAGGCCGGGCAATGGACCTTCAGTCCTTCGGGTTTGCCGGTATCCATTCTCTCCGGTAAATTGGCGGCGGATCGGGTCATGAAGGTTTTTGAAAAACAAGGCCGGAAGGGTCCATTCAAAGGCAGTACGGGTGAAAGCCAATGA
- a CDS encoding FAD-dependent oxidoreductase, with translation MSVKEGQEMEFDAIIIGGGLSGLTAGSLLAKSGLKVAVVEKSYNPGGSCGVFKRNGVTFDIGAAMLFGFGEKGFNAHRFVFDCLEEPIEVIKHNLLYCMHFKNHQICFGDDINEFAAALGAVFPSEQAYIKRFYQDMEKMYRDVMVANPNYTTPDETEAKGALKSLIKHPVSYAKFLGYLNKSARSLLADYFTDPEIFKFFDKITSTYCYATLEESPAVLAAVMFVDNHIGGSYYPAGSTIFLPGKLEKVIEENDGVMLLEKEAARILFKDKKTVGVELIGGEKIMARDLIYSGTVWNLYGKLIDRQNLTLARARWAARQVPTYPSVVLYTQVDRAVIQEDTQPVEMLVGNPDRLDESEVTVYISSLDDQTLCDQDSHVVMAIGPTFENWELGDESNYLEQKETEKARLIQVLEKRFPGFSDGIHYAELATPRTIERYTNKNGGAVAGPKQMLGQHMFKRLHTRTEWDNLFCCGESTVMGTGTPTVTTSGISAANAVLKKRGLSPYVYRPGRKNMVRILEKPVTAEKLYADAPAAIRALMQKASRCEYCENPLCSIGMESQGTHLDIRGIMRRVTVGNQVGAKKKLEHYIKESQILMETNPLDLSLCEARCIWNTRDGKPVEIQAVIDWLMT, from the coding sequence ATGAGCGTAAAAGAGGGACAGGAAATGGAATTTGATGCGATTATTATTGGTGGGGGATTATCCGGTCTGACCGCCGGAAGTCTATTGGCCAAAAGCGGGTTAAAGGTTGCAGTGGTTGAAAAAAGCTATAATCCCGGAGGGTCTTGCGGGGTTTTTAAACGTAATGGAGTGACCTTTGATATTGGTGCGGCGATGTTGTTCGGCTTCGGGGAGAAGGGTTTCAATGCCCACCGCTTTGTGTTTGATTGTCTGGAGGAACCGATTGAGGTTATCAAGCACAATCTGCTTTACTGCATGCATTTTAAAAACCACCAAATTTGCTTTGGTGACGATATCAATGAATTTGCCGCGGCGCTGGGAGCTGTTTTTCCATCGGAACAGGCCTATATCAAGCGGTTTTACCAGGATATGGAAAAAATGTACCGTGATGTGATGGTGGCTAATCCCAATTACACCACCCCGGATGAAACCGAGGCCAAGGGGGCCCTGAAAAGTCTGATTAAGCATCCGGTTTCCTATGCCAAGTTTCTGGGATATTTAAATAAAAGCGCTAGAAGCCTATTAGCCGACTATTTTACCGATCCGGAAATTTTTAAATTTTTTGATAAGATTACTTCAACCTATTGCTACGCGACCCTGGAAGAATCACCGGCGGTGTTGGCAGCGGTGATGTTTGTGGACAACCATATCGGCGGCAGCTATTATCCCGCCGGTTCTACCATTTTTCTGCCCGGCAAGCTGGAGAAGGTGATTGAAGAAAATGATGGTGTGATGCTGCTGGAAAAAGAGGCCGCACGGATTCTCTTTAAAGATAAAAAAACGGTTGGGGTCGAACTAATTGGTGGCGAAAAAATAATGGCCCGAGACCTGATCTATTCAGGAACGGTTTGGAATTTATACGGCAAGCTGATTGACCGGCAAAATCTGACTCTGGCCCGGGCCCGCTGGGCCGCCAGGCAGGTGCCCACCTATCCCAGTGTGGTACTTTATACCCAGGTGGACCGGGCCGTCATTCAGGAGGATACCCAGCCGGTGGAAATGCTGGTGGGCAACCCGGACCGTTTGGACGAAAGCGAGGTTACCGTTTATATTTCCAGTCTGGATGATCAGACCCTTTGTGATCAGGACAGCCATGTTGTAATGGCCATTGGGCCAACTTTTGAAAACTGGGAGCTGGGGGATGAATCGAATTATCTGGAGCAAAAGGAAACCGAAAAAGCCCGGTTGATTCAGGTACTGGAAAAACGGTTTCCGGGATTTAGCGACGGCATCCACTATGCCGAATTGGCCACTCCCCGAACCATTGAACGTTATACCAATAAAAATGGCGGCGCTGTAGCAGGACCCAAACAAATGTTAGGTCAGCACATGTTTAAACGTCTCCATACCCGAACCGAATGGGATAATCTGTTCTGTTGCGGCGAATCCACAGTGATGGGCACCGGCACGCCCACGGTAACCACTTCGGGGATCAGTGCGGCCAACGCGGTGCTAAAGAAACGCGGCTTGAGCCCTTATGTTTACCGGCCGGGTCGGAAGAACATGGTCCGCATTCTGGAAAAACCGGTAACCGCCGAAAAACTCTATGCGGATGCTCCGGCAGCTATTCGGGCATTGATGCAGAAAGCTTCCCGGTGCGAATATTGCGAAAATCCTTTATGTTCAATCGGAATGGAATCACAGGGGACGCATCTCGATATCCGGGGGATCATGCGGCGGGTAACCGTGGGTAATCAGGTCGGGGCAAAAAAGAAGTTGGAGCATTATATAAAAGAGAGTCAAATCTTGATGGAAACAAATCCTCTGGATTTGAGTCTTTGCGAAGCCCGCTGCATTTGGAATACCAGAGACGGCAAACCCGTTGAAATCCAGGCCGTAATTGACTGGCTGATGACGTAA
- a CDS encoding 2-dehydropantoate 2-reductase, with translation MKIKKVSVIGLGALGILFGHQLAKKIGSDFSVIADQKRIAKYRAQGIFCNGEACEFHYQAPTDNDLADLIIFAVKINGLEEAIESVRNHVGPDTIMMSLLNGITSETIIGDTFGQANLIWSVAQGMDTVKEDNQLLYTNPGIICFGNRNGGESSEKINRIQGFFDQTGIAYQIDNQMDRKIWAKFMLNVGVNQVVSIFGENFGSVQKPGKLRELMIAAMAEVIPVAGKEGVVLTRDDITYWLGVVDSLSPQGKPSMRQDVEARRLSEVELFSGTVNRLGAKHGIDTPVNGYLYEEIKAIESQY, from the coding sequence ATGAAAATAAAAAAGGTATCGGTCATTGGCTTGGGAGCTTTAGGCATTCTTTTTGGCCATCAGCTCGCCAAAAAAATCGGCTCAGATTTTTCGGTGATTGCGGATCAAAAGCGGATTGCAAAATACCGAGCGCAAGGAATTTTCTGCAATGGGGAAGCTTGCGAATTTCATTATCAGGCTCCAACGGACAATGACCTGGCTGATCTGATTATCTTTGCGGTCAAAATTAATGGACTGGAAGAGGCAATTGAATCAGTCCGGAATCATGTGGGGCCGGATACCATCATGATGTCACTACTGAACGGTATCACCAGTGAAACCATTATCGGGGATACCTTTGGGCAAGCAAACTTGATCTGGTCAGTGGCCCAGGGGATGGATACGGTGAAAGAGGACAATCAGTTGTTATACACGAATCCGGGGATCATCTGCTTTGGTAATCGTAATGGTGGTGAATCATCAGAAAAGATAAACCGGATACAGGGATTTTTTGATCAAACAGGCATTGCTTATCAGATTGATAACCAGATGGATCGGAAGATCTGGGCCAAGTTCATGTTAAACGTGGGGGTCAATCAGGTGGTCTCGATTTTTGGCGAGAACTTCGGCAGTGTCCAGAAACCGGGAAAACTGAGGGAATTGATGATTGCGGCCATGGCCGAGGTCATCCCGGTGGCCGGAAAAGAAGGAGTGGTGCTGACTCGGGATGATATCACCTACTGGCTGGGGGTGGTGGACTCTCTGAGCCCACAGGGCAAACCCTCCATGCGTCAGGATGTGGAAGCCCGACGACTTAGCGAAGTGGAGCTCTTTTCCGGAACAGTTAATCGGCTGGGAGCAAAACATGGGATTGATACCCCGGTGAATGGATATCTTTATGAGGAGATCAAGGCGATAGAAAGCCAGTATTAA